Proteins co-encoded in one Flavobacterium sp. M31R6 genomic window:
- a CDS encoding glycosyltransferase family 4 protein — translation MTKVILLSQVPLPFSKIGSWTTLYKNYLQKEHQVDFIVCEPPEKQFENVAYSLIANGLLFKIRRKVKKNKYLGYFEALDKILKPNEKYIIQIIDNFGIVKPLTAFLVSKGLRSNSCLQFFYHGFPPFYENYNGRWFFESIDEMVLLTNDSYLAHKNYYTVLPTRFSVLHNGIDTKKFFPLSLKEKQAIKQTKNTNDKTVFVWCSQDRPKKGLSILLEAWKRVYKTRQDIVLWVIGCEPKTPQDGVMYLGRIPNDELPVYFQSSDCYLFPTLCHEGFGMSLIEALHCGNYCIASAIGGVPEVLQYGKLGKLIENPHFVSAWEKAINEFLEGKFEIPELSNELYSTEMWNLGMNKIIIEAKNRLAQ, via the coding sequence ATGACCAAAGTAATTCTACTATCACAAGTTCCGCTCCCTTTTTCAAAAATAGGAAGTTGGACTACGCTGTATAAAAATTATTTGCAAAAGGAGCATCAAGTAGATTTTATAGTATGCGAGCCACCTGAAAAACAGTTTGAGAATGTTGCGTACAGTTTGATTGCTAATGGTTTACTTTTTAAAATAAGAAGAAAAGTCAAAAAAAATAAGTACTTAGGCTATTTTGAAGCTTTGGATAAAATTCTGAAACCAAACGAAAAATACATTATTCAAATCATAGATAATTTTGGAATTGTAAAGCCACTTACTGCTTTTTTGGTTTCAAAAGGGCTGCGATCCAATTCTTGTCTTCAGTTTTTTTATCATGGTTTTCCACCTTTTTATGAAAATTATAATGGCAGATGGTTTTTTGAGTCTATAGATGAAATGGTGTTATTAACGAATGATTCGTATTTGGCACATAAAAATTATTATACAGTATTGCCTACTCGATTTTCGGTTTTGCATAATGGTATTGATACCAAAAAGTTTTTTCCACTTTCGCTAAAAGAGAAGCAAGCGATTAAGCAAACAAAAAATACAAACGATAAAACTGTTTTTGTATGGTGTTCACAGGATCGTCCGAAAAAAGGGTTGAGTATTTTACTGGAGGCTTGGAAGCGAGTGTATAAAACTAGGCAAGACATAGTGTTATGGGTTATTGGTTGCGAGCCCAAAACGCCCCAAGATGGAGTGATGTATTTAGGTCGAATTCCTAATGATGAACTTCCTGTTTATTTCCAAAGTTCTGATTGTTATTTGTTTCCTACACTTTGTCATGAAGGTTTTGGCATGAGCTTAATAGAAGCATTGCATTGCGGTAATTACTGTATTGCATCGGCTATAGGCGGAGTTCCAGAGGTACTTCAATATGGGAAATTGGGTAAATTAATTGAAAATCCGCATTTTGTTTCGGCATGGGAAAAAGCCATAAATGAATTTTTAGAAGGTAAATTTGAAATACCTGAATTATCTAATGAATTATATTCAACAGAAATGTGGAACCTGGGAATGAACAAAATTATAATCGAGGCAAAAAACAGACTTGCCCAATGA
- a CDS encoding glycosyltransferase family A protein translates to MRVGFNPHKDKIQIESDYFHQVIIPVYIPNEEGYFEDSFKILKLCLDSLFKTIHNKTSVTIVNNGSCLGVVAYLNDLFQKNKIQEVIHTSNIGKLNAVLKGISGNNFPLITVSDADVLFLNGWQEASYSVFEAFPKTGAVCPTPSSRSLRTYTANVYWDLFFSNKVKCSPVVNPDALKMFGLSVGDANFYNPVQLKKYLTVTNEDKKAVVGAGHFATTYRAQVFDNLESRFATFKLGGDSEGQFLDIPVVKKGFWRLSTADNYAYHMGNVLEDWMQVEVSKLMQNDKESNFELKPIQPSSKLAYFVKSKLFGKLILNKKIMKYYLIWKGLSKEEAKKYLI, encoded by the coding sequence ATGCGAGTAGGTTTCAACCCCCATAAAGACAAAATTCAAATTGAATCTGATTATTTTCATCAGGTGATTATTCCGGTTTATATTCCCAATGAAGAAGGGTATTTTGAAGATAGTTTTAAGATATTAAAACTATGTCTTGATTCATTATTTAAAACTATTCATAATAAAACATCTGTAACTATTGTCAATAATGGAAGCTGTCTAGGAGTTGTAGCTTATCTGAATGATTTATTTCAAAAAAATAAAATACAGGAGGTAATTCATACTTCAAATATTGGAAAGCTTAATGCCGTTTTAAAAGGGATTTCGGGAAATAATTTTCCTTTAATTACAGTTTCGGATGCCGATGTACTTTTCTTGAATGGTTGGCAAGAGGCAAGTTATTCTGTTTTTGAAGCGTTTCCAAAAACGGGAGCTGTTTGCCCTACACCTTCTTCACGTTCTTTGAGAACCTATACAGCCAATGTGTATTGGGATTTATTTTTCTCGAATAAGGTAAAATGTTCGCCAGTAGTAAATCCTGATGCTTTAAAAATGTTTGGATTAAGTGTAGGGGATGCTAATTTTTACAATCCGGTTCAATTAAAAAAATATTTGACTGTAACTAATGAAGATAAAAAAGCGGTTGTAGGTGCAGGACATTTTGCTACCACTTATAGAGCACAAGTCTTCGATAATTTAGAAAGTAGATTTGCAACATTCAAATTGGGAGGCGATAGCGAAGGACAATTTTTGGATATTCCTGTTGTAAAAAAAGGTTTTTGGCGATTATCAACTGCGGATAATTATGCCTATCACATGGGGAATGTCTTGGAAGATTGGATGCAGGTTGAGGTATCTAAATTAATGCAAAATGATAAAGAAAGCAACTTTGAATTGAAACCCATTCAGCCAAGTTCTAAATTGGCTTATTTTGTAAAGAGTAAATTGTTTGGCAAATTGATTTTGAATAAAAAAATAATGAAGTATTACTTAATTTGGAAAGGATTGAGCAAAGAAGAGGCCAAAAAATACTTAATATGA
- a CDS encoding cytidylyltransferase domain-containing protein, with amino-acid sequence MKTIAIIPARGGSKRLKDKNIKVLNGLPLLVHSIRYAQQHPELIDAIYVSTNDSAIKRVAQEYGALVIDRPEALSDDFATTISVLKHVLENVSETVEHVVLLQPTNPLRPETLLPEAMQRYLTGNFDSLFTVSRNHQKLGKIIDDQFVPYNYEIGQRSQDLEPLYFENGLLYLLKSDLVKNGKIIGDHSFPFIVDNPFSEVDIDTQADFDYAAYLMGLK; translated from the coding sequence ATGAAAACCATAGCTATTATTCCCGCCAGAGGCGGTTCAAAACGATTAAAAGATAAAAACATCAAAGTGCTGAATGGATTGCCTTTATTGGTGCACAGTATTCGTTATGCACAACAACATCCAGAGTTAATTGATGCCATTTATGTAAGTACGAATGATAGTGCAATTAAGCGAGTGGCACAAGAATATGGAGCATTGGTTATTGACCGTCCCGAAGCTTTGTCGGACGATTTCGCTACAACTATTTCGGTCTTGAAACATGTGTTGGAAAATGTTTCTGAAACGGTGGAACACGTAGTTTTATTGCAACCTACCAATCCGTTACGACCAGAAACTTTGTTGCCCGAAGCGATGCAACGCTACCTAACAGGCAATTTTGATAGTTTGTTTACTGTAAGTAGAAACCATCAAAAATTAGGTAAAATTATTGATGATCAATTTGTTCCTTATAATTATGAAATTGGACAACGTAGCCAAGATTTGGAACCTTTGTATTTTGAAAATGGGCTTTTATATCTACTTAAATCCGATTTGGTGAAAAATGGAAAAATTATAGGAGACCACTCTTTCCCTTTTATTGTTGATAATCCTTTCTCAGAAGTTGATATTGACACTCAAGCTGATTTTGATTATGCCGCTTATTTAATGGGACTGAAATAA
- a CDS encoding glycosyltransferase family 2 protein produces MITILYPYRNREESRVKRSLDSLAQQSNQDFKVVFVDYGSVFDKAATIKILTQNYDFVTYLYSYHSYQPWSRAKAINIGLQNVTTPFVFVADVDMIFSHDFIEKLITIQNPNQAVFFKVGFLDHKESIQVKPFDQYKVSFFSQGGAKGLSLFPLNALHEIHGFDEFLHFWGAEDEDVHNRLENAGYQSLFYDQEILMLHQWHVTYRKAESKGLNRDLQLTNISRINQAHLLDNKKQKRAIVNLKQWGQSISKREFDELENSRTPFFIANRKESISHFLFVILPNFKGGVLNVIFQKDDFQNSLKYYVKKRFGKTVPEYYSLKEINDKVLLHLISFYKDCNYFYIIGNDLKSIQLKIKKE; encoded by the coding sequence ATGATCACCATACTATACCCTTACCGTAATCGGGAAGAAAGTAGAGTCAAACGTTCGCTAGACTCATTGGCACAACAAAGCAATCAGGATTTTAAAGTTGTTTTTGTGGATTATGGCTCTGTATTTGACAAGGCAGCAACAATTAAGATACTTACTCAGAATTATGATTTTGTAACCTATCTCTATTCCTATCATTCTTATCAACCCTGGTCGAGAGCCAAGGCAATTAATATTGGGTTGCAAAACGTAACAACTCCTTTTGTTTTTGTAGCCGATGTAGATATGATTTTCAGTCACGATTTTATAGAAAAACTGATAACTATTCAAAATCCTAATCAAGCAGTATTTTTTAAAGTTGGTTTTCTGGATCATAAAGAAAGTATTCAGGTAAAACCTTTTGATCAATATAAAGTAAGTTTTTTTAGTCAAGGTGGAGCCAAAGGCTTGTCGTTATTTCCTCTTAACGCATTGCATGAAATACATGGTTTTGACGAGTTTTTGCATTTTTGGGGAGCCGAAGACGAAGATGTTCATAATCGATTGGAAAATGCAGGATACCAATCCCTATTTTATGATCAAGAGATTTTAATGCTGCATCAATGGCATGTTACCTACAGAAAAGCCGAGTCAAAAGGATTAAATCGTGATTTGCAATTGACAAACATCAGTAGAATTAATCAGGCGCATTTGTTAGATAATAAAAAACAAAAGCGAGCAATTGTTAATTTGAAACAATGGGGGCAAAGTATTTCCAAAAGGGAATTTGATGAGTTAGAAAATAGCAGAACCCCTTTTTTTATAGCAAACAGAAAAGAAAGTATTAGTCATTTTCTTTTTGTGATATTGCCTAATTTTAAGGGAGGAGTGCTAAATGTTATTTTTCAAAAAGATGATTTTCAAAATAGTTTGAAATACTATGTTAAAAAAAGGTTTGGCAAAACAGTTCCGGAATATTACTCTTTGAAAGAAATAAACGACAAAGTCTTGTTGCATCTTATTAGTTTTTACAAAGACTGCAATTATTTTTATATCATTGGGAATGACTTAAAATCGATTCAATTAAAAATTAAAAAAGAGTAA
- the neuC gene encoding UDP-N-acetylglucosamine 2-epimerase, producing MKKILFLTGTRADFGKIKSLISILEQQPEFEVFVAVTGMHLQEEYGYTLLEIQRCGYKNIHTFQNHTHETTMDLTLAKTIEGLSSYIKNVQPDLILVHGDRVETLAGAIVGSLNNILVAHIEGGEISGTVDELIRHSVSKLSHIHFVSNAEAAKRLEQMGEVKESIFTIGSPDIDVMFSDKLPDLAVAKEYYQLFFESYAIVMFHPVTTEIKDIEQYASDFVEALLADTHNYIVVFPNNDLGSQIILNAYERLKGNPRFRIFPSLRFEYFLTLLKNSQFIIGNSSAGIREAPYYGIPIINIGTRQQNRAVHADIINVDYNKKNIYEALRTIDSHQVQQTDADFGEGNSAELFLESLQKKEFWQMNHQKQFRDR from the coding sequence ATGAAAAAAATACTATTCCTGACAGGAACCCGTGCCGATTTTGGCAAAATAAAATCATTGATTTCGATTCTCGAACAACAGCCCGAATTTGAAGTTTTTGTGGCGGTTACCGGCATGCACTTACAGGAAGAATACGGATATACCTTGTTGGAAATTCAACGTTGCGGGTATAAAAACATACATACTTTTCAGAATCATACCCATGAAACCACCATGGATTTGACACTGGCCAAAACCATCGAAGGACTATCGAGTTATATAAAAAATGTTCAACCTGATTTAATCCTTGTTCATGGAGATCGAGTGGAAACTCTTGCTGGAGCCATTGTAGGTTCCTTAAATAATATTTTGGTAGCCCATATTGAGGGGGGTGAAATATCGGGTACGGTAGATGAATTGATTCGTCATAGCGTAAGTAAACTGAGCCATATTCATTTTGTTTCTAATGCAGAAGCAGCTAAAAGATTGGAGCAAATGGGAGAGGTAAAAGAATCTATTTTCACGATCGGTTCACCTGATATTGATGTTATGTTTTCAGATAAACTTCCTGATTTAGCTGTTGCCAAAGAATATTATCAGCTGTTTTTTGAATCCTACGCTATAGTCATGTTTCATCCCGTAACCACTGAAATAAAGGATATTGAACAATATGCATCTGATTTTGTAGAGGCATTATTGGCAGACACACATAATTACATTGTTGTTTTTCCTAATAATGATTTGGGTAGTCAAATAATTCTTAATGCTTATGAACGCTTAAAAGGGAATCCACGTTTCCGGATTTTTCCCTCATTGCGATTTGAATATTTTTTGACATTATTAAAAAATTCTCAATTTATTATAGGAAATAGCAGTGCCGGAATACGGGAAGCTCCTTATTACGGAATTCCGATTATCAATATTGGTACTCGTCAGCAAAATAGAGCAGTTCATGCCGATATTATAAATGTAGATTATAATAAAAAAAATATTTATGAAGCACTGAGAACTATTGATTCCCATCAGGTACAACAAACAGATGCCGATTTTGGTGAAGGCAATAGTGCCGAATTATTTTTGGAGTCCCTCCAAAAAAAGGAATTTTGGCAAATGAATCATCAAAAACAGTTTAGAGATAGATAA
- the neuB gene encoding N-acetylneuraminate synthase, whose amino-acid sequence MNPYIEIAGRRIGPDYPPLVIAEIGINHEGSLQVAKEMVDAAHRAGVEVVKHQTHIVEDEMSGAAKKVIPGNSDVSIYEIMERCSLNEADELELKKYVESKGMIFISTPFSRAAAERLKKFDIPAYKIGSGECNNYPLLEHIASFGKPVILSTGMNTIESVRKAVTIFDRHKVPVALLHTTNLYPTPIHLVRFGAMTQMHEAFPDKVFGLSDHTLNNNACLGAVALGASILERHFTDHMQRTGPDIVCSMDEQTTSQLLISSNEIWQMRGGVKEPAQEEQVTIDFAFATVCAIAAIKKGEVFSKENIWVKRPGTGKILAEHFNSILGKKAKRDIANDEQLDFIDFE is encoded by the coding sequence ATGAACCCATATATAGAAATAGCAGGACGAAGAATTGGTCCTGATTATCCACCATTAGTCATTGCCGAAATTGGTATCAATCACGAAGGCTCATTGCAAGTAGCCAAAGAAATGGTTGATGCTGCTCATAGAGCGGGTGTTGAGGTTGTAAAACATCAAACCCATATTGTCGAAGACGAAATGTCTGGAGCGGCCAAAAAAGTAATTCCTGGTAATTCCGACGTATCCATATACGAAATTATGGAACGTTGTTCGTTGAACGAAGCCGACGAATTGGAATTAAAAAAGTATGTAGAAAGTAAAGGGATGATTTTTATTTCGACTCCATTCTCTCGCGCTGCGGCTGAACGATTGAAAAAATTTGATATTCCCGCTTATAAAATTGGTTCTGGCGAATGCAATAATTATCCGCTATTAGAACATATTGCTTCCTTTGGCAAACCCGTTATTTTGAGCACGGGAATGAATACTATTGAAAGTGTTCGCAAAGCGGTTACTATTTTTGATAGGCATAAAGTCCCTGTAGCATTATTGCATACGACTAATTTGTACCCAACACCAATACATTTGGTTCGTTTTGGAGCCATGACTCAAATGCATGAAGCTTTTCCAGATAAAGTATTTGGGTTAAGTGATCATACATTGAATAATAATGCTTGTTTGGGAGCGGTGGCTTTGGGAGCCAGTATTTTGGAACGCCATTTTACAGATCATATGCAACGCACAGGTCCAGATATTGTATGTAGTATGGATGAGCAAACTACTTCACAATTACTTATAAGTTCCAATGAAATTTGGCAAATGCGAGGTGGTGTCAAAGAACCAGCACAAGAGGAACAAGTTACAATTGATTTTGCTTTTGCAACCGTTTGTGCCATCGCTGCCATAAAAAAAGGTGAAGTATTCTCCAAAGAAAATATTTGGGTGAAACGTCCTGGCACAGGGAAAATTCTAGCGGAACATTTTAATTCTATTTTAGGTAAAAAAGCTAAGCGGGATATTGCTAATGATGAGCAATTAGATTTTATTGATTTTGAATAA